The following proteins come from a genomic window of Mauremys mutica isolate MM-2020 ecotype Southern chromosome 7, ASM2049712v1, whole genome shotgun sequence:
- the RCOR2 gene encoding REST corepressor 2 isoform X1 has product MPSVMEKSGPASGILSRSRAKSATNGNHQTSEDESSEEEHSHDSMIRVGADYQAVIPECKPESPARYSNKELKGMLVWSPNHCVSDAKLDKYIAMAKDKHGYNIEQALGMLLWHKHDVEKSLADLANFTPFPDEWTVEDKVLFEQAFSFHGKSFARIQQMLPDKLIPSLVKYYYSWKKTRSRTSVMDRQARRLLSKKERDDSNDEMEEGRAASEGEFDAMDPKKEPSYQKLPNSRPGPGSGSGPVRKEAQLSQYRHHPLRSRRRPPKGMYLSQDDIAGISASPDVGTLALRHLDSQLVSLKRQVQCIKQINSSMKQALEGGIDKLRPPEGNSKFNSRWTTDEQLLAVQAIRRYGKDFQAVAGVIGNKTLAQVKTFFVSYRRRFNLEEVLQEWEAEQGGSPRGRSPPHDTKSSSVSLASSEEDDEVQITAVSRSAQLQPPASTAAALPSASPRLPPTTLSQPPPLLRPTLPTAPTLHRQPPPLQQGRFLQPRLSPNQPPPPLIRPAASRHHGRGPQPSSLVGVALEPPPPSSSSSL; this is encoded by the exons atGCCTTCCGTGATGGAAAAATCCGGCCCGGCCTCCGGGATCCTGTCGAGGAGCCGGGCGAAATCGGCCACCAATGGCAATCATCAGACCTCGGAGGATGAGAGCAGCGAAGAAGAGCATTCGCACG aCAGCATGATTCGGGTGGGGGCTGATTACCAAGCTGTGATCCCTGAGTGCAAGCCAG AAAGCCCCGCTCGCTACAGCAACAAGGAGCTGAAGGGGATGCTGGTCTGGTCGCCCAACCACTGCGTGTCAGATGCCAAAT TGGACAAATACATCGCAATGGCCAAGGACAAGCACGGCTACAACATTGAGCAG GCCCTGGGGATGCTGCTGTGGCACAAGCATGACGTGGAGAAGTCTCTGGCTGACCTGGCCAACTTCACGCCCTTTCCAGACGAGTGGACGGTGGAGGACAAGGTGCTATTTGAGCAGGCGTTCAGCTTCCATGGCAAGAGCTTCGCGCGCATCCAGCAGATG CTCCCCGACAAGCTGATCCCCAGCCTGGTGAAGTATTACTACTCCTGGAAGAAGACAAGGAGCCGCACGAGTGTCATGGACCGACAGGCCCGCCGGCTGCTCAGCAAGAAGGAGAGGGATGACAg TAACGACgagatggaggagggacgggCAGCCAGCGAGGGGGAGTTTGATGCCATGGACCCCAAGAAGgag CCAAGCTACCAGAAGCTGCCGAACAGCCGGCCGGGCCCAGGATCGGGCTCAGGGCCTGTGAGGAAGGAGGCACAGCTGTCGCAGTATCGGCACCACCCACTGCGCTCACGCCGGCGCCCCCCCAAGGGCATGTACCTGAGCCAGGACGACATCGCTGGCATCTCAGCCAGCCCTGATGTGGGCACCCTGGCGCTGCGCCACCTCGACTCACAGCTCGTCTCCCTCAAGCGCCAG gtCCAGTGCATCAAGCAGATCAACAGCAGCATGAAGCAGGCCCTGGAGGGTGGGATTGACAAGCTGCGGCCCCCTGAG GGGAACAGCAAGTTCAACTCGCGCTGGACAACGGACGAGCAGCTGCTGGCTGtgcagg CCATCCGCAGGTACGGGAAGGATTTCCAGGCCGTGGCTGGAGTGATCGGCAACAAGACGCTGGCCCAGGTGAAAACCTTCTTCGTCAGCTACCGGCGCCGCTTCAACCTGGAGGAAGTGCTGCAGGAGTGGGAAGCTGAGCAGGGGGGCTCCCCAAGAGGCCGCTCCCCCCCTCATGACACCAAGAGCTCCAGCGTCTCACTGGCCAGCAGCGAGGAGGACGATGAG GTGCAGATCACAGCCGTGTCccgctctgcccagctgcagcccccagcGTCCACTGCAGCGGCtctgccctctgcctccccccggcTGCCGCCCACCACGCTGTCGCAACCTCCCCCCTTGCTGCGGCCCACGCTGCCCACAGCGCCCACGCTGCACCGCCAGCCACCCCCACTCCAGCAGGGGcgcttcctgcagcccagacTGTCGCCCAACCAGCCGCCCCCGCCACTCATCCGGCCTGCTGCTTCCCGCCACCACGGGCGGGGGCCCCAGCCCTCCTCGCTGGTGGGCGTggccctggagccccctcccccctcctcctccagctccctctGA
- the RCOR2 gene encoding REST corepressor 2 isoform X2: protein MIRVGADYQAVIPECKPESPARYSNKELKGMLVWSPNHCVSDAKLDKYIAMAKDKHGYNIEQALGMLLWHKHDVEKSLADLANFTPFPDEWTVEDKVLFEQAFSFHGKSFARIQQMLPDKLIPSLVKYYYSWKKTRSRTSVMDRQARRLLSKKERDDSNDEMEEGRAASEGEFDAMDPKKEPSYQKLPNSRPGPGSGSGPVRKEAQLSQYRHHPLRSRRRPPKGMYLSQDDIAGISASPDVGTLALRHLDSQLVSLKRQVQCIKQINSSMKQALEGGIDKLRPPEGNSKFNSRWTTDEQLLAVQAIRRYGKDFQAVAGVIGNKTLAQVKTFFVSYRRRFNLEEVLQEWEAEQGGSPRGRSPPHDTKSSSVSLASSEEDDEVQITAVSRSAQLQPPASTAAALPSASPRLPPTTLSQPPPLLRPTLPTAPTLHRQPPPLQQGRFLQPRLSPNQPPPPLIRPAASRHHGRGPQPSSLVGVALEPPPPSSSSSL from the exons ATGATTCGGGTGGGGGCTGATTACCAAGCTGTGATCCCTGAGTGCAAGCCAG AAAGCCCCGCTCGCTACAGCAACAAGGAGCTGAAGGGGATGCTGGTCTGGTCGCCCAACCACTGCGTGTCAGATGCCAAAT TGGACAAATACATCGCAATGGCCAAGGACAAGCACGGCTACAACATTGAGCAG GCCCTGGGGATGCTGCTGTGGCACAAGCATGACGTGGAGAAGTCTCTGGCTGACCTGGCCAACTTCACGCCCTTTCCAGACGAGTGGACGGTGGAGGACAAGGTGCTATTTGAGCAGGCGTTCAGCTTCCATGGCAAGAGCTTCGCGCGCATCCAGCAGATG CTCCCCGACAAGCTGATCCCCAGCCTGGTGAAGTATTACTACTCCTGGAAGAAGACAAGGAGCCGCACGAGTGTCATGGACCGACAGGCCCGCCGGCTGCTCAGCAAGAAGGAGAGGGATGACAg TAACGACgagatggaggagggacgggCAGCCAGCGAGGGGGAGTTTGATGCCATGGACCCCAAGAAGgag CCAAGCTACCAGAAGCTGCCGAACAGCCGGCCGGGCCCAGGATCGGGCTCAGGGCCTGTGAGGAAGGAGGCACAGCTGTCGCAGTATCGGCACCACCCACTGCGCTCACGCCGGCGCCCCCCCAAGGGCATGTACCTGAGCCAGGACGACATCGCTGGCATCTCAGCCAGCCCTGATGTGGGCACCCTGGCGCTGCGCCACCTCGACTCACAGCTCGTCTCCCTCAAGCGCCAG gtCCAGTGCATCAAGCAGATCAACAGCAGCATGAAGCAGGCCCTGGAGGGTGGGATTGACAAGCTGCGGCCCCCTGAG GGGAACAGCAAGTTCAACTCGCGCTGGACAACGGACGAGCAGCTGCTGGCTGtgcagg CCATCCGCAGGTACGGGAAGGATTTCCAGGCCGTGGCTGGAGTGATCGGCAACAAGACGCTGGCCCAGGTGAAAACCTTCTTCGTCAGCTACCGGCGCCGCTTCAACCTGGAGGAAGTGCTGCAGGAGTGGGAAGCTGAGCAGGGGGGCTCCCCAAGAGGCCGCTCCCCCCCTCATGACACCAAGAGCTCCAGCGTCTCACTGGCCAGCAGCGAGGAGGACGATGAG GTGCAGATCACAGCCGTGTCccgctctgcccagctgcagcccccagcGTCCACTGCAGCGGCtctgccctctgcctccccccggcTGCCGCCCACCACGCTGTCGCAACCTCCCCCCTTGCTGCGGCCCACGCTGCCCACAGCGCCCACGCTGCACCGCCAGCCACCCCCACTCCAGCAGGGGcgcttcctgcagcccagacTGTCGCCCAACCAGCCGCCCCCGCCACTCATCCGGCCTGCTGCTTCCCGCCACCACGGGCGGGGGCCCCAGCCCTCCTCGCTGGTGGGCGTggccctggagccccctcccccctcctcctccagctccctctGA
- the RCOR2 gene encoding REST corepressor 2 isoform X3: protein MLVWSPNHCVSDAKLDKYIAMAKDKHGYNIEQALGMLLWHKHDVEKSLADLANFTPFPDEWTVEDKVLFEQAFSFHGKSFARIQQMLPDKLIPSLVKYYYSWKKTRSRTSVMDRQARRLLSKKERDDSNDEMEEGRAASEGEFDAMDPKKEPSYQKLPNSRPGPGSGSGPVRKEAQLSQYRHHPLRSRRRPPKGMYLSQDDIAGISASPDVGTLALRHLDSQLVSLKRQVQCIKQINSSMKQALEGGIDKLRPPEGNSKFNSRWTTDEQLLAVQAIRRYGKDFQAVAGVIGNKTLAQVKTFFVSYRRRFNLEEVLQEWEAEQGGSPRGRSPPHDTKSSSVSLASSEEDDEVQITAVSRSAQLQPPASTAAALPSASPRLPPTTLSQPPPLLRPTLPTAPTLHRQPPPLQQGRFLQPRLSPNQPPPPLIRPAASRHHGRGPQPSSLVGVALEPPPPSSSSSL, encoded by the exons ATGCTGGTCTGGTCGCCCAACCACTGCGTGTCAGATGCCAAAT TGGACAAATACATCGCAATGGCCAAGGACAAGCACGGCTACAACATTGAGCAG GCCCTGGGGATGCTGCTGTGGCACAAGCATGACGTGGAGAAGTCTCTGGCTGACCTGGCCAACTTCACGCCCTTTCCAGACGAGTGGACGGTGGAGGACAAGGTGCTATTTGAGCAGGCGTTCAGCTTCCATGGCAAGAGCTTCGCGCGCATCCAGCAGATG CTCCCCGACAAGCTGATCCCCAGCCTGGTGAAGTATTACTACTCCTGGAAGAAGACAAGGAGCCGCACGAGTGTCATGGACCGACAGGCCCGCCGGCTGCTCAGCAAGAAGGAGAGGGATGACAg TAACGACgagatggaggagggacgggCAGCCAGCGAGGGGGAGTTTGATGCCATGGACCCCAAGAAGgag CCAAGCTACCAGAAGCTGCCGAACAGCCGGCCGGGCCCAGGATCGGGCTCAGGGCCTGTGAGGAAGGAGGCACAGCTGTCGCAGTATCGGCACCACCCACTGCGCTCACGCCGGCGCCCCCCCAAGGGCATGTACCTGAGCCAGGACGACATCGCTGGCATCTCAGCCAGCCCTGATGTGGGCACCCTGGCGCTGCGCCACCTCGACTCACAGCTCGTCTCCCTCAAGCGCCAG gtCCAGTGCATCAAGCAGATCAACAGCAGCATGAAGCAGGCCCTGGAGGGTGGGATTGACAAGCTGCGGCCCCCTGAG GGGAACAGCAAGTTCAACTCGCGCTGGACAACGGACGAGCAGCTGCTGGCTGtgcagg CCATCCGCAGGTACGGGAAGGATTTCCAGGCCGTGGCTGGAGTGATCGGCAACAAGACGCTGGCCCAGGTGAAAACCTTCTTCGTCAGCTACCGGCGCCGCTTCAACCTGGAGGAAGTGCTGCAGGAGTGGGAAGCTGAGCAGGGGGGCTCCCCAAGAGGCCGCTCCCCCCCTCATGACACCAAGAGCTCCAGCGTCTCACTGGCCAGCAGCGAGGAGGACGATGAG GTGCAGATCACAGCCGTGTCccgctctgcccagctgcagcccccagcGTCCACTGCAGCGGCtctgccctctgcctccccccggcTGCCGCCCACCACGCTGTCGCAACCTCCCCCCTTGCTGCGGCCCACGCTGCCCACAGCGCCCACGCTGCACCGCCAGCCACCCCCACTCCAGCAGGGGcgcttcctgcagcccagacTGTCGCCCAACCAGCCGCCCCCGCCACTCATCCGGCCTGCTGCTTCCCGCCACCACGGGCGGGGGCCCCAGCCCTCCTCGCTGGTGGGCGTggccctggagccccctcccccctcctcctccagctccctctGA